A window of Citrus sinensis cultivar Valencia sweet orange chromosome 7, DVS_A1.0, whole genome shotgun sequence contains these coding sequences:
- the LOC102615356 gene encoding dof zinc finger protein DOF3.4 produces the protein MFQILSFILSLSLSLSLKSNLLYIFSINSFTCLLHSFQHLLHITPKAKAIPKFLLFDTYQKYQQKMPTDSNENNNNNNNNNNSSSSSSNKRVTAKNPAAEQEQLPCPRCESTNTKFCYYNNYNFSQPRHFCKSCRRYWTHGGTLRDIPIGGGTRKNAKRCRTIPSSTCAATNTMSITPGVAVGSAHQDYPLHATPVLVPFQGGSAPLKAANMNGGYGVCGNGTGAGGFASLLSPQGPGFLALGGFGLGLGSGFVGDVGLAGLGRGAWGLAGVSDAGAAAANGGGGGGSSGIGNTWQFESGEATTTSGFGTADCFSWPDLAISTPGNGLK, from the coding sequence ATGTTTCAGATTCTCTCATTCattctctctctgtctctctctctctctctcaagtCCAATCTCCTCTATATCTTTTCCATAAATTCATTCACTTGTTTACTTCATTCCTTCCAACATCTCCTCCACATAACACcaaaagcaaaagccattCCAAAGTTCCTCTTGTTTGACACTTACCAAAAATATCAGCAAAAGATGCCGACAGACTCCaatgaaaataacaacaacaacaacaacaacaacaacagcagcagcagcagcagcaacaagaGGGTCACCGCGAAGAACCCTGCAGCTGAACAGGAGCAGCTTCCTTGCCCACGTTGTGAATCCACCAACACCAAGTTCTGTTACTACAACAACTACAACTTCTCTCAGCCCCGCCACTTCTGCAAGTCCTGCCGCCGTTACTGGACCCACGGTGGCACTCTCAGGGACATCCCCATTGGCGGTGGCACCCGCAAGAACGCGAAACGCTGTCGTACCATTCCATCCAGTACTTGTGCTGCCACCAACACCATGTCGATCACTCCTGGTGTTGCTGTTGGCTCTGCTCATCAAGACTACCCTTTGCATGCGACTCCTGTTTTGGTGCCATTTCAGGGTGGCTCTGCGCCGTTGAAGGCCGCTAATATGAACGGCGGTTATGGGGTGTGCGGGAATGGGACTGGGGCTGGGGGTTTTGCGTCTTTGTTGAGTCCTCAGGGACCGGGTTTCTTGGCTTTGGGCGGGTTTGGGCTTGGGCTCGGCTCTGGGTTTGTTGGTGATGTGGGTCTTGCTGGGCTCGGGAGAGGGGCTTGGGGTTTGGCTGGGGTCTCTGACGCTGGTGCTGCAGCAGCTAATGGTGGCGGTGGCGGTGGTTCTTCTGGAATTGGTAACACGTGGCAGTTTGAGAGTGGAGAAGCAACTACTACTTCTGGGTTTGGCACTGCAGATTGCTTTTCTTGGCCTGATCTGGCTATTTCTACTCCTGGAAATGGTCTCAAGTGA
- the LOC102615649 gene encoding uncharacterized protein LOC102615649 isoform X1 — protein MSKTLKETKENPKTHNRNGQQTPSMSLYEQSREERIKENIQRLQQLGVIDLSQKLNSAVRPKRAPKHSRSDSRPSIPVLQSGPLRRSSRLQNATPVSYSEVMLSKKDKGLDDKDVKLEEGSKPEVYTEEHEKLLGKTERSWTFFVDGYGEDGRRIYDPVKGKTCHQCRQKTLGHRTHCSECKLVQGQFCGDCLYMRYGEHVLEALENPNWICPVCRGICNCSLCRQAKGWCPTGPLYKKISSLGFKSVAHYLIQTQRAQTTLEKIPDTVNQASAKRSLSFSDREALSKDSSQVNENEPVKIKPQDTEDLNIDKECNMQGSSCPSTSNNNNTSRKRSLLFSNIENESKNVDSTEVDLKVQNHFGFSTPQLEEETSNGFKAEEEKKLYNLGNDSDIALDSCQKSEKKHAAIKRIPDSIGGRLRQRRRKGNDHDDIELPLVNEKRLEVKQALSNTFPVKEKDMPVSDVTPEQMNKPDQDSKGGRSRQMDIEEEIKSSIAPGPDSIARRLRPRYKTT, from the exons ATGTCTAAAACCCTGAAGGAAACTAAAGAAAACCCTAAAACCCACAACAGAAATGGCCAGCAAACTCCAAGTATGTCCCTTTACGAACAGTCAAGGGAAGAGAGAATCAAAGAGAACATTCAAAGGTTGCAACAACTGGGCGTTATTGACCTTTCTCAGAAGCTGAACTCTGCTGTCCGTCCAAAACGCGCACCCAAACACTCTCGCTCTGACTCACGGCCCTCGATTCCCGTCCTCCAATCTGGACCCCTCCGTCGCTCCTCCAG GCTGCAAAATGCAACACCGGTTAGCTACTCAGAAGTGATGTTGTCAAAAAAGGATAAGGGTTTGGACGATAAGGATGTTAAGTTAGAGGAGGGGTCAAAACCAGAGGTTTATACAGAAGAGCATGAAAAGCTGTTGGGTAAAACTGAGAGAAGCTGGACATTCTTTGTCGATGGGTATGGGGAAGATGGTAGGCGAATTTATGATCCAGTTAAAGGAAAGACTTGCCATCAATGCAG GCAGAAAACTCTCGGTCATCGTACTCACTGCAGTGAATGCAAGCTGGTCCAAGGACAGTTCTGTGGAGATTGTTTGTACATGAg ATATGGGGAGCATGTGCTTGAAGCATTAGAGAATCCAAATTGGATTTGCCCAGTGTGTCGCGGAATTTGCAACTGCAGTTTGTGCCGGCAAGCAAAAGGATGGTGTCCTACAGGCCCCCTCTACAAGAAG ATATCAAGTCTGGGCTTCAAATCAGTTGCACATTATCTCATTCAAACCCAGCGTGCTCAAACTACTTTGGAAAAGATTCCTGATACTGTCAACCAAGCCTCTGCAAAGAGatcactttctttttcagaCAGGGAAGCATTGTCAAAGGATTCTTCCCAGGTCAATGAAAATGAGCCGGTAAAGATAAAGCCTCAAGACACTGAGGACTTAAATATTGACAAAGAGTGTAACATGCAAGGCAGCTCATGCCCTTCAActtcaaataacaataatacttCTAGGAAGAGATCGTTGCtgttttcaaatattgaaaatgagtCCAAGAATGTGGATTCCACTGAGGTTGACTTGAAAGTCCAGAACCATTTTGGATTTTCAACGCCTCAATTGGAAGAAGAGACAAGCAATGGGTTCAAAGCTGAGGAAGagaagaaattatataatttgggTAATGACAGCGATATTGCATTGGACAGTTGccaaaaatctgaaaaaaagCATGCTGCCATCAAACGGATCCCTGATAGTATAGGCGGCAGATTAAGGCAGAGGCGTAGAAAAGGTAATGATCATGATGATATAGAGTTACCATTGGTGAATGAGAAAAGATTAGAGGTTAAGCAAGCTTTAAGCAATACTTTTCCAGTCAAAGAGAAGGACATGCCTGTTAGTGATGTTACTCCAGAACAGATGAACAAACCAGACCAAGACAGCAAGGGTGGAAGATCAAGGCAGATGGAtatagaagaagaaataaaaagttccATAGCTCCTGGCCCTGACAGCATTGCTAGGAGATTGAGGCCTAGGTACAAAACAacctga
- the LOC102615649 gene encoding uncharacterized protein LOC102615649 isoform X2, with protein sequence MSKTLKETKENPKTHNRNGQQTPSMSLYEQSREERIKENIQRLQQLGVIDLSQKLNSAVRPKRAPKHSRSDSRPSIPVLQSGPLRRSSRQKTLGHRTHCSECKLVQGQFCGDCLYMRYGEHVLEALENPNWICPVCRGICNCSLCRQAKGWCPTGPLYKKISSLGFKSVAHYLIQTQRAQTTLEKIPDTVNQASAKRSLSFSDREALSKDSSQVNENEPVKIKPQDTEDLNIDKECNMQGSSCPSTSNNNNTSRKRSLLFSNIENESKNVDSTEVDLKVQNHFGFSTPQLEEETSNGFKAEEEKKLYNLGNDSDIALDSCQKSEKKHAAIKRIPDSIGGRLRQRRRKGNDHDDIELPLVNEKRLEVKQALSNTFPVKEKDMPVSDVTPEQMNKPDQDSKGGRSRQMDIEEEIKSSIAPGPDSIARRLRPRYKTT encoded by the exons ATGTCTAAAACCCTGAAGGAAACTAAAGAAAACCCTAAAACCCACAACAGAAATGGCCAGCAAACTCCAAGTATGTCCCTTTACGAACAGTCAAGGGAAGAGAGAATCAAAGAGAACATTCAAAGGTTGCAACAACTGGGCGTTATTGACCTTTCTCAGAAGCTGAACTCTGCTGTCCGTCCAAAACGCGCACCCAAACACTCTCGCTCTGACTCACGGCCCTCGATTCCCGTCCTCCAATCTGGACCCCTCCGTCGCTCCTCCAG GCAGAAAACTCTCGGTCATCGTACTCACTGCAGTGAATGCAAGCTGGTCCAAGGACAGTTCTGTGGAGATTGTTTGTACATGAg ATATGGGGAGCATGTGCTTGAAGCATTAGAGAATCCAAATTGGATTTGCCCAGTGTGTCGCGGAATTTGCAACTGCAGTTTGTGCCGGCAAGCAAAAGGATGGTGTCCTACAGGCCCCCTCTACAAGAAG ATATCAAGTCTGGGCTTCAAATCAGTTGCACATTATCTCATTCAAACCCAGCGTGCTCAAACTACTTTGGAAAAGATTCCTGATACTGTCAACCAAGCCTCTGCAAAGAGatcactttctttttcagaCAGGGAAGCATTGTCAAAGGATTCTTCCCAGGTCAATGAAAATGAGCCGGTAAAGATAAAGCCTCAAGACACTGAGGACTTAAATATTGACAAAGAGTGTAACATGCAAGGCAGCTCATGCCCTTCAActtcaaataacaataatacttCTAGGAAGAGATCGTTGCtgttttcaaatattgaaaatgagtCCAAGAATGTGGATTCCACTGAGGTTGACTTGAAAGTCCAGAACCATTTTGGATTTTCAACGCCTCAATTGGAAGAAGAGACAAGCAATGGGTTCAAAGCTGAGGAAGagaagaaattatataatttgggTAATGACAGCGATATTGCATTGGACAGTTGccaaaaatctgaaaaaaagCATGCTGCCATCAAACGGATCCCTGATAGTATAGGCGGCAGATTAAGGCAGAGGCGTAGAAAAGGTAATGATCATGATGATATAGAGTTACCATTGGTGAATGAGAAAAGATTAGAGGTTAAGCAAGCTTTAAGCAATACTTTTCCAGTCAAAGAGAAGGACATGCCTGTTAGTGATGTTACTCCAGAACAGATGAACAAACCAGACCAAGACAGCAAGGGTGGAAGATCAAGGCAGATGGAtatagaagaagaaataaaaagttccATAGCTCCTGGCCCTGACAGCATTGCTAGGAGATTGAGGCCTAGGTACAAAACAacctga
- the LOC102611416 gene encoding GDSL esterase/lipase At2g23540, producing MAVVKVRKLLAWVISFVMMTSSSYFGDAADDHNEALGASFVFGDSLVDAGNNNYLPTLSKANMRPNGIDFKASGGNPTGRYTNGRTIADIVGEELGQPHYAVPYLSPNSTGKAILYGVNYGSGGGGVMNATGRIFVNRLGMDVQVDYFNITRKQIDKLLGASKARDFLMKESIFSITIGANDFLNNYLLPVLSVGARITESPDAFVDDMINHLRDQLTRLYRLDARKFVIGNVGPIGCIPYQKTINQLNENECVELANKLAIQYNGRLKDLLAQLNENLPGATFVLANVYDLVLEVITNYDKYGFTTASRACCGNGGQFAGIIPCGPTSSMCQDRSKHVFWDPYHPSEAANLIIAKQLLDGDRKYISPMNLRRLRAL from the exons ATGGCTGTTGTGAAAGTTCGCAAGTTGCTGGCCTGggttatttcatttgtgatGATGACCAGCTCGAGCTATTTTGGTGATGCAGCTGATGATCATAATGAAGCTTTAGGAGCTTCTtttgtctttggtgattcttTAGTCGATGCCggaaacaataattatttaccaACATTGTCAAAGGCAAATATGCGGCCAAATGGAATCGATTTTAAAGCATCCGGCGGAAATCCTACAGGACGATACACCAATGGCAGAACCATTGCTGACATTGTTG GAGAGGAGCTGGGACAGCCACACTATGCTGTGCCATACTTGTCTCCAAATTCAACTGGAAAAGCTATTTTATATGGGGTGAATTATGGCTCTGGAGGAGGAGGGGTCATGAATGCAACTGGGAGAATATTT GTTAACAGGCTGGGAATGGATGTTCAGGTTGATTATTTTAACATCACTAGAAAACAGATTGATAAATTGTTGGGTGCATCCAAGGCAAGAGATTTTCTTATGAAAGAATCCATCTTCTCCATCACAATTGGAGCAAATGATTTTCTCAACAATTACCTTCTCCCAGTTCTCTCCGTCGGAGCAAGAATTACGGAAAGCCCAGATGCTTTTGTTGATGACATGATCAATCACTTAAGAGACCAACTTACC AGGCTTTACCGACTGGATGCTCGGAAGTTTGTGATCGGAAACGTGGGTCCAATAGGGTGCATTCCTTATCAGAAGACGATAAAtcaattgaatgaaaatgagtGCGTGGAGTTGGCGAATAAGCTTGCGATTCAATACAACGGCCGTTTGAAGGATCTACTCGCCCAACTAAACGAAAATCTCCCCGGTGCCACTTTCGTTCTTGCCAATGTCTATGATCTTGTCCTGGAAGTAATCACTAATTACGACAAATAcg GATTTACGACAGCAAGCAGAGCATGTTGCGGGAACGGGGGTCAATTTGCCGGAATAATTCCATGTGGGCCAACGTCCAGTATGTGCCAGGATCGGTCCAAGCACGTATTCTGGGACCCCTATCATCCAAGTGAAGCTGCCAATCTTATTATTGCCAAGCAACTTCTCGACGGGGACAGAAAGTACATTTCCCCAATGAATCTCAGACGGCTTCGAGCTCTTTAG